Within the Cryptococcus deuterogattii R265 chromosome 14, complete sequence genome, the region TTATCAAAAAATTTGTTCGAAACCGTTGTCCATTTTGTTATGTGAACCATGAAATGAAGACCACACTGTAGTATTAGAATGACCGCATGAATGACCTCTTTAACAGCGCGTAATAAATCCTTGCGTCATTAGTAATACATTCTTTAAAAACTGATATAAAAACCTCAGCACATTTTTACTTGGAAAATATGTCAGATGGCTGGGCAAACACCAAATCGAAAATATAAAAATTACCAAACGGTGCAAACACTAAACGTTGAGAGCCTTTGGCTTCTTGAGGGGAGCATTCTTCGCGACAAGAGACTGCGAAAAGAGTAAATAAATATTACAGAGATTCCAAAGTGACTGTGGATGCTTACTTTATGAATGTGAGGCAGAACACCACCACCTGCGATAGTAGCTCGAATAAGCAGATCAAGCTCTTCGTCTCCACGGATAGCAAGTTGCAGGTGTCGAGGAGTGATACGTTTTACGCGGAGGTCTTTGGCAGCGTTGCCTGACATAATCAATTAGCTCTGGAGAGCATCTGAACAAAGCAGACTCACCcgcaagctcaagaaccTCGGCAGTCAGATACTCCATGATGGATGCCACATAAACAGCTGCCTTAGCGCCAATACGAACATTGTTGGCGTTCTTGTTTCTCAAGAATCTATGACGAGTGGCTGTTAGCAACATTGACGTGACTAGTATAATGAGAACAGCAAGCACGCGTCATAAATAACTTACCGGTGGATACGACCCACAGGGAACTATCCAGAGAAATAAAATATTAGCATATGCGCGAAAGTATGGATATCAACTCGATGAAATAGCTCACTTGAAGCCCAGCTTTGGATGATCTAGTGGTCAAAACCTTAGTTTCTGAGGAAGTCTTGGATTTTCCACCTTTACCGCCACCAACTTTAGAAGACATGGTTATACTATTTGATACACAAATGTGATGGTATAAGGGAAgcggtgatgatgatagtgagTAGTAATAGGAAGCGAACGAATAGTGCGGAGATTGGAAGATCTCGGATGTGGGCGCGGCGGCGAACGTTGCGATTATGTTTTGTTTATCACTTTAAAATGGATatcaaaaataaaaataaataatttAATTTTTaatttttctttgtttccCAGCCAATCTCACTCTGATCACGTGATTTGATCCGAAAATAAATATACCGACGTCATCATTTTTAAGGTGGGCTTACGCAATCACATTCCAACTGCCTGAGCAAAATTGCAAAGAGCTGTTGTCCGGACACAATTTCCATGAACTAGGGACATGGGACGACTTCCACCGTTCTGATGTCCTGTTGAAGCCTGCCTTCTCGTCTCTATGCCAAATCCTGCATCTTGCTGCGCATATGGCTGCCCTCGATACATTAATGATGGTTCTGCTCAGCATAAGTACTACATGTGATGTATATGTCAAAGGTCAGTACAATAGTATCATGGAGCTGACCGCCCGAAATACCGAGAGCTGAAACTTTTTCCCGCCCGAAGTCGAAGAAATCTGTAAATTATATCCGCCCCCCCCCACAATTTTATTCGCCGACTACGGCACCACGGCACCACCGACGCAGCAATCCCTAATAAAGCCCTATTTCTTCCTTAATTCCCTTACAAGTCCCCTTGACTGGCCTAATCGCACCCTTCCGCCTGCCCTTGATATCTTTTTGACCCTTTTCGTCTTTTTGACATATCTACATACAATCGCTGCTGATTACCTGTATATACACCACCACTCCTCATAACAGTCACCTGTCCACATACAAGGTGCTGCTGTCAAGCATAAGGGCATTATATAGACCTAACTTCAACAGATACGGGCCGCACGTGCCGGGTTTCGAAgagtgaaaaaaaaacagagGTTAACAGATACACGTATCTCTGTTCTTCGCTGTTCTCAAGTTTCGACAATCATACCCCAACATCATTCGCTGAGGCTACAGGAGTATTTTGACCTCtggccaaaaagaaaaattTAGGGTTACTGTAAGTTGAGCGTCCCTTCTTAATTTCAAAGACGTGGAGCGCAGAAACGGAGCACGTCTTGGTAATGTGACGGAAGAGTGCGGTGTTGTGGCTGCTGTGCAAATTGCTATTCTAGTGCCACTTAACATCTACGGGGCTTGAATGATGTATCAGGGAGTTGCCGGTGAGGAGATAAGATATGGACGGCTTTGCAATGTGTTGGAAAGGGTTATGcgccatccttcttttgccgGCCGGTCCGTCATGATCCTTCTGTGCCCCTGCTTCCCCTGATTCGCCGCACAGACAGCAACTTCACACAACCCTATCCTTTGCTTCCATGCTGCCCCGTGGGTCTGGTTTCACCCTACGCATGTCTGTTATCGTGTCTCCAGCATACCCGTGCTGCCAGGCATGCTGCCCGACAGTGCGCAGTAAGCGACGACGTTGCCGTCTGGCACTGTAACCTCCAAACCGAGGTCTGCCTCTGCCCACTGTTCTCATCAATCGTActatctttcttccctttccgcTGTGTTTCTATCGTTTCATTGTGCGAAGGACTGAAGCTGACGGTATGCTTTCACCATCATTTCTTCTACGCGTCGCTTTGCCGCACAACCCGTCCTTTATCTACTTGCCATGAACTATCTCGCCATCGCCCTCATCCAACAACACACCTTCAACTATTGGTTGAACGATCCCTGTTTCAAACGAACATGTACCCATCCCGTCTCCAATGGCTGCGCTCATCGGCCTGGTCATCGTTAACGTTATTCGGTTTTACGTGTTTCTGTTGATCATCACCATTACCCCACGGGTCATCACTCATCACCGATCATACCGCATATCCATTCTGCAGGTGGTGACGTGTGCATAAATTCGAATCATCCGTGCGGCATCTGGCGCAACTTTTTTTAATAGGGTGACAGGCTCCATTGCAGATCTTGATTCTACTATCAAAGCTCGACTGTGAGTGTGGAGAAtcgatttcttctctttctgagCCACAACTGCTTACACtgtttatttttttctATTGTGTTGTATTGTCAGGTTTTTTTCCAAAATGTCTACAGAAGCATCACCTCACCAAACCCAACATCTACACTCGTCATACCCCCACCACCCCGCGTCTATTCCCTCCAACGAACCTCCCCGCATGTCCAATCCCgccccttctcttcctgacGCTGCAAATGGTTCCCATTCGTTTACCGGAGATCTGTCAATGAGCTCGATGAAGACGGAGGACTCAATGAGTGATAATTCTGCTGTGGCAGGTCAACCATCTCAGCCATCaaaggggaagaatggCGCCACAGGGCCAGCGGAGGGAAAGGCCAAACCACACGTGTGCCCTATCTGCCAGAGAGGGTTTACCACAGGAGGACATCTACAGAGACATCATAGAATTCACACTGGCGTGAAAGCGTTCAAGTGTCCTTTTCCTGGGTGCGAGACAAGAACCAGTCGGCAAGATAATTTGCAGCAACAGTACGTTGAAATCGTTGCTTCGGCCAGTTGCCGCCCATCTTATTGTCGCTGATCGTCGTTAACTTAGCTATCGAACTCATCTGTCTCCTACCCTCCGTCGGGGGTCTGGCTCAGCGGCTCGAGCAGCGGTGAACGCTGCGATGGAGGCAGCGGGGTTGaagtcctcttcttctcgacaaCCACGAAAGTCAAAAAGTGGGACTGGCACGCCCACTTCAGCGACTGCTAGCCATTTCCCTTCACCATATGCCACCAATCCAGGTCCTAACCCATATGCTGCCTACATGTACGACCAACAGCATGGTTATCCACCTCCATACCCTATTCCCCCTGGGGTGGCTATGACTCAACCTCAATCTGCCACTTCCAGTCGCGTACCATCTCCTGTTAATGGACACTCTGCAACCGGCTCTTTACCTCCTCCTGCACACCAGcaatccttcttttctcagcCTTATACACCCACTTACGCCTCTTACCCCAGCGTTCATCAGCAACCCCCGTATAGGTATCCCACAGGTGGTATACCCTATCCCGCTGGGCCGTACTCGCACCACAGCCTCTATTCGTCAAGTATCGCTCCTGAACATAGCCAACACATGTACAGCCCCATGCAAAGCAGCTTTGCTGGACACTCGAGGGAAGGGTCTTACGGACTTTCGGCCTCCGCCTATGGTGGGCGGAGCCCCACCTCTGGTGCTTATGGGCACGCTCGTAGATAGCGTTATCTGTCTATATATCCTTATCAGTAGCGCCAATCTTGTCTCCGTATTAGTAAACTTTCCACATACTGTCAAAGTTACTTCCCACATTGAAATCAGATTTTTAGATAGTTTCCTTACGATACGATATCATGCAATGATGAGAACTTCTTGTTGTCGTCCATTCTGACAGATGAGAGCTACCATTGCACTCCGAGACATCTTGTCATGACTCTACCGGATTCAATACTACACCTTGCTGGGGTCAGGCGAGCGTTATTGTGAAATAGAGAACCGAGGAAGAATAGGTGAAGTCAAGTTTTGACTAAATTTTTTACTGAGTCACAGAGCTTTTGTATCGCCCAAAGACGATGAATTACATTCATGCCGATCGTTTTTTTTATCTGCGAGGAGTACAGAGAGAAACAGTCCTCTTCGCAACTTGAAAAAAAGCGGCGCAACAACGCAGCCTATAAAAAGTAGTAGCGAGGTTACTCTCGGTATGCGCCGGGGAacatccatccatcataTGGAATGATCCAGTCGTCACAAACCATTAAGCGATATAGGAACGACAGCTCATGCATGTAAAAGATATGATCGGTGAGTTGTCACCGCAGACACGAAGCATCATGCACAGTTACAGGGacgttccttctttctcgttGTCTTATCGTCTTATCTTGGGTTTCAGGGTCCAGTATCTGATCTTCCCAACGCATCTTGTCCCTTCAGGCGACATTCAGGTCTCAGGTCGCAGGCGGAACAAGCTAACTCAGGTAAACTACATAATGGTGCATCATTGTTCAGGTGACAGATGATAGACATAATAAATAGCTGCAAGCATCCTCCAGTTCCTGATCTCGGGTTTTCATCTGCAGGTATATATATCAATTTAGTGCATAATACCATGATAAAAGAAAGCTACTGTTTAAGATCTCATGAGAATTGTTGTCGCTGTACGTACGTAGATTGTGACAACACGAAGCAATCAAGCCACTTCTAGTTGTTGGTGGTGCCGGTCAGTCCGTGAGGGGAGGCGTTCCATCACTGAAAGCCTTAAGTAGCCATCCGTGAGAATTATGGAGATAATTGCAGAGACCTGCTCATACCAGATTTGTATATGATGCATTTTCATTATCTGCGTGGCAATGTGTAAAAATTGCTTTCGCTTGTTTATTCATCTGCAGCGTATCGTTCTTATCTGCCCGATGAGCACGGGCGTATGCATAGTGTTTAACCTGCACACATGTAATGTTCAGCTTCTATACTAGTAACCAGGTAGCTAGCAGATACTTAACAACTACACTATCTGGTTCGGGTGCCCCCATTGCTTGGATTGCTTGGAAATATAGCATCTGTGTTTGAGTTCACTACCAGCATACTGCTGCATATCatgttgaaaaagaaaatggtCATTCTATCCAGCTACCAGACCCTCCGCATGATTTCCAGGCATTCTGCGCTGCCTTTTTTTCATCCGAGCTAAGCATGCCGatgttcatcttccatctcttcgtCTGTCTCAGACCTTCCATaatcttcttgaccttttccttttccctttcagcCCCTTTACTTGCACCCTCATCTAAAGCAAGCAGCAGAGAACCTAGAGTATCGGGTTCTAACAATGTATCAAGGATTTTGGGTATATTTTCTGCTGGATAGAGTGATATGAGGGAGAAGTTGTAGGTGGGTGACGATGTAAAGTAACGGAGTAAGTTCAAACCGGCACCCGAAGATGTTGAAGTGGTAtccaaagaagagggcagTGGGGGCAAAACTGAACTGCTTGGTGTAGGATTAGCTTTGATTGCTGGGACTGCCAGCTTTTTGGGTTCGGATGTGGGCCCGACACGAGGTTTTGttggaggaaagatggCGGAAAGAGCAGCGTCTGCAGCAGATTCTTTATCTGGGGTTTGGGTTGATGATTGTGGAGTACTTTCGCTTGCAAAAGAcattttctttccatcccgAGATTTACGCATGGCCGCGAACGAagtctctttcttctcctccggACATTGAGATGTAGACTTTAGTTCAAGGCTTTGAGTAAGATTTGTCAGATCTGAGGCATTTTTTGACTTTGGTGCATTGCTGGACTCTTTCGGTAGGGATTTCGGCAATGTTGGTGGGGTGAGGGGTCTTCGAGAGGGTTTCTGTAGCACAGTCAGTTATATCCAGAGCCATATATAATGGAGGGGGCATCctaccttcttctcttgatCGATTTtaatcttcatctcctttaGTTCCTCCAGCTCTAGCTTGACGACGGCATTACTCTTATCCAACCGGAGCACCTCCTCCATATCTGTTTTCAGTATCCTACGGTCAGTGTTACTCATTCCTTGACTGAGGCTACATACCGCTGAGagcctcttcaacctttttTAAACCCTTCCTAGCAAGACCCCTTCTATACAATGCCTTAATATTGTTCCTACCCTTAGGTAAAGTGAGAGCAGATGTACAATCTCGTTCGGCATCATGATACCTATTGAGAATTCTAATCAGCAATTGTTTGATGATCAAATGGTAACAGTTAAGCTCACTTGTCCAGTTTGAGGAATGCTTGAGCTCTGTTGCAGTATGCTACGGGATCTTCCGAATTGTAAATAACAGCGTTGGTGTAGTGCCCTGTATACCCCACAGTAAGTATGAGTAAATTATGGACTTGACATGGGCACTGGAATAGGTCGTACCAATCGCTTCAACCCATTTGCCCTTCTTGAAAGCTGTATTACCCTATGAAACAAATTTAATAGTTGAACATCCAGCATGAGTCTTCAGAAGCAAAAAACAAGAAGTTGGCTTCAAACACACCTCGGCGCGAGAGGCCTCTGACTTGGGTATGTCCACTTGGACTTCCATGATGTCTGGATGCCCAGTTTATATCCAGGTGTAGTAGTATGTGAAAGATTTGAGgacgagagaagaatgaacaAATAAGTGTTCTCTAAGTTTCTGTCCGTCTCCGAAACCGcaaaagtggaggcagaAGGGTATTTATTATTGACGCGTTCTAACAGAGCGGTGGAGGCCGTCTTGTCTCCTTCATCTGTCGTTATGTTTCTTATTGCATTTTACGAACGTTGTTTGATTAAGAAGACCTGAAGTAGGATATTACTCACTGCCCACCGATTATCAACGCCAAActttgtatgcatgtaaTGGCATCTCTGAACCACATCCATCTCGGGGATCTACGGAGAAGGCGGCATGAAATAAGGTAAGAAGTGTAAAGTGCAATGCTGATGATTCTATGTATACAATGATGCGCGCAACCGCATATTAAAGGCAGCTAATGACAACGTGATATAATGTACAAGAATAATACCAATGTAAGAGTGCTGAGTCCGTATTAACGAGCATACAATCATCAAGAACGGCAAGAATGGTAGGAGTTTGTGATAGAAACAAGACCGCCAGTATGATCATTGACGTTCGTCCGTTGGTGGACGGGAAGACGGATAGAGGGCTAACGCTGTTTCTTGCGAATTATGATTTCTTTCTGGGACCTCGAGAACTCCATTTGCTGAAAGACCTGCTGGGGGAAGAAACCAGGCATCGTCTCCTGGAATTTCGTCAGGCACTGTTGCGGAAGGAACAACAGTCACccaatcatcatcgtccctATTCCCAAGAGCGCCCTCAGGACTTGATTCCAAAAAATCAGCGCCCTGTGTCAGATACACATCTGCGTCAAAGACGATGCCGTCCCGCCTAGTATCTCTTCCTGTAGAGTCGGCTTCATTCCATGGATTGTTTTCCTCCTGCCAGACACGTTGGATCTCGCTTGAAGGATCGAATCTTCTCTGACGGTTTGCGGAACGCTCTTC harbors:
- a CDS encoding histone H2A.Z gives rise to the protein MSSKVGGGKGGKSKTSSETKVLTTRSSKAGLQFPVGRIHRFLRNKNANNVRIGAKAAVYVASIMEYLTAEVLELAGNAAKDLRVKRITPRHLQLAIRGDEELDLLIRATIAGGGVLPHIHKSLVAKNAPLKKPKALNV